A region from the Wansuia hejianensis genome encodes:
- a CDS encoding HEPN domain-containing protein: protein MIRNTYLDIAENDLEYLESVLKTGSSFYNQLAVQAQQVTEKYLKGYLDRLAVEEDVSDLMRKRNMKKIASKLNDLNPELELDTVGLAYPTDFYYVAKYPGDDFYTVTEAEFQKCLSIMYDTVNRLKKM, encoded by the coding sequence ATGATTCGTAATACGTATCTGGATATTGCTGAAAATGATTTGGAATATTTGGAATCTGTTCTGAAAACGGGAAGCAGCTTCTATAACCAGCTGGCCGTGCAGGCCCAGCAGGTCACTGAAAAATACCTGAAAGGATATCTGGATCGCCTAGCTGTGGAAGAGGATGTCTCGGATTTGATGAGAAAACGTAATATGAAGAAGATAGCCTCCAAACTGAACGATCTGAATCCGGAGCTGGAATTGGATACAGTTGGGCTGGCATATCCGACTGATTTTTATTATGTTGCGAAATATCCGGGTGATGATTTCTATACTGTCACAGAGGCAGAATTTCAGAAATGCTTGTCCATTATGTATGATACGGTCAACCGGCTGAAGAAAATGTAA
- a CDS encoding DeoR/GlpR family DNA-binding transcription regulator, which yields MKLERVHNIADYISKQQFVTIPELCEKFQVSINTVRRDLTILEEEGKIEKIYGGARLAEEKDENTTAPPKNMLRPFLERTVKNPAAKEAIAKAAARLISEGDTIYIDTGTSTTPLLNYITSLKHLNIITNSVKVMNQCLGLPQFNTICLPGVMKHATASVIGDQCLKAIDLYHIDKAFMACSAFSLQLGASNSSVEEYTIKQKILSRSSKHYLLVDHTKFDCSSLMVFAQPNEFDCIITDEKPPLKYQEYFERNEIQYILCGTA from the coding sequence ATGAAACTCGAACGTGTACATAATATTGCTGACTATATCAGCAAACAGCAATTTGTCACCATACCTGAGCTGTGTGAAAAATTTCAGGTTTCCATCAATACCGTGAGACGTGATTTAACAATTCTGGAAGAAGAGGGGAAGATAGAGAAAATATACGGCGGGGCCAGATTGGCCGAGGAAAAGGATGAAAATACAACCGCACCGCCAAAAAATATGCTTCGTCCCTTCCTGGAACGGACGGTAAAAAATCCGGCCGCCAAGGAGGCGATCGCCAAAGCCGCCGCCAGGCTGATCAGCGAAGGGGACACAATCTATATAGATACCGGCACCTCAACGACTCCTCTGTTGAATTATATTACTTCGCTGAAACACCTGAATATCATTACAAACAGTGTAAAAGTCATGAACCAGTGTCTGGGCCTGCCCCAGTTCAACACGATCTGCCTGCCGGGTGTGATGAAGCACGCCACCGCCTCTGTCATCGGAGACCAGTGCCTGAAGGCGATCGACCTGTACCATATTGACAAGGCTTTCATGGCATGCTCCGCTTTTTCACTGCAGTTAGGAGCCAGCAATTCTTCGGTTGAGGAATACACCATCAAGCAGAAGATCTTATCCCGTTCGTCCAAGCATTATCTGCTGGTGGATCACACAAAGTTTGACTGCTCTTCCCTTATGGTATTCGCGCAGCCCAATGAATTTGACTGCATCATAACTGACGAGAAGCCGCCTTTGAAATATCAGGAATATTTTGAAAGAAACGAGATACAGTATATTCTTTGTGGAACAGCGTGA
- a CDS encoding nucleotidyltransferase domain-containing protein, with amino-acid sequence MKKVVKYRENYQHLPKRFVEKIESDLQYLLDSGLPDLKKVYLFGSCARGEVRSSSDVDLLVCTEHRLKDRELAADIRWTLDEPVQGVRTDVVYKNEETVTGASVFDTVLERDKILILEVQG; translated from the coding sequence GTGAAAAAAGTGGTGAAGTACAGAGAAAATTATCAACATCTTCCCAAACGGTTCGTGGAGAAGATAGAATCTGATCTGCAGTATTTACTGGACTCCGGTCTTCCGGACCTGAAAAAAGTCTATCTTTTTGGCAGCTGTGCCCGAGGAGAGGTGCGCAGCAGCAGCGATGTGGATCTTTTAGTCTGCACAGAGCACAGGCTGAAGGACCGTGAGCTTGCGGCTGATATCCGCTGGACGCTGGACGAACCGGTTCAGGGCGTGAGGACAGATGTGGTATATAAGAATGAGGAAACGGTCACAGGAGCATCAGTCTTTGATACGGTCCTGGAACGGGATAAAATATTGATATTGGAGGTCCAGGGATGA